Proteins encoded within one genomic window of Trichomycterus rosablanca isolate fTriRos1 chromosome 7, fTriRos1.hap1, whole genome shotgun sequence:
- the gp1bb gene encoding platelet glycoprotein Ib beta chain, giving the protein MAVKTRFGELAVEPLLPREDALYTVCAGMKRAVFIVLVLCVLGADVNGARAACPHVCSCRVNVVDCSKRKLTTATLPSWFPTSTTELRLHDNYLTALPTGLLDGMPGLQHITLHGNPWECNCAVLYLRGWLVKQSNDNLIRNVSCSSPPGLQGRLVAYLSEEEMLNTCHYWLCDLALASQISLLIFIVVQAVLLTVVIYFLRRFRQLTQDARRTAAENCHS; this is encoded by the exons ATGGCCGTAAAGACGAGGTTTGGCGAGCTTGCTGTCGA GCCCCTGTTACCCAGAGAGGACGCTCTATACACCG tgtgtgctggtatgaagcGTGCAGTATTCATCGTGCTGGTTCTCTGTGTACTGGGAGCTGATGTGAACGGGGCGAGAGCTGCATGCCCACATGTCTGCTCCTGCAGGGTGAACGTCGTGGACTGCAGCAAACGTAAACTCACCACCGCCACGCTGCCCTCATGGTTCCCTACGAGCACAACTGAGCTTCGACTCCATGATAATTACCTCACGGCTTTGCCCACCGGACTGCTGGATGGGATgccaggcctgcaacacatcacGCTCCATGGGAACCCGTGGGAGTGTAACTGTGCCGTTCTCTATCTAAGAGGTTGGCTGGTAAAACAGTCCAATGATAATTTAATAAG AAACGTGAGCTGCAGTTCTCCACCTGGCCTGCAGGGCAGGTTAGTGGCGTATCTATCTGAGGAGGAAATGCTAAACACGTGTCATTACTGGCTGTGTGATCTGGCCTTGGCTTCCCAAATCAGCTTGTTAATCTTCATCGTGGTGCAGGCAGTCCTCCTCACTGTGGTCATCTACTTCCTGCGTCGTTTCCGCCAACTGACTCAGGACGCACGACGCACAGCTGCAGAGAACTGTCACA